DNA from Antennarius striatus isolate MH-2024 chromosome 1, ASM4005453v1, whole genome shotgun sequence:
GCATGCTACACTATTATTAATAGTGGTTGTTTATATGAGGCTTTCTTGCTCttgattttgtctttttatgctTTCACTATAAAATCATTCTGCAAGTTTCCTGTAGATCGGATGTATACAACAGCAGACGTGCATGCCTATTCACCTGGAATGCTTTAACCGTTCTCATTTCAACATAATCACATCTTGATTCTGACTTTTTTCTGCAGTGTCTTGTAAATTCAAGTgattttcagttcatttgattatttctttgtttattctttgttctttgtccATTCCTTCGTTGTGATCCAGCGTGCAGCGTCTCTGAGCTGAGCTCGCTCCACGAGGGAGAATCCAGCTTTCGCCAAACATACAGAAACATCCAGAAGAAAGCTCTGCCTGCCATCCCCGACCACGACCGTCAGCCTGAACCCCAACACTACCGCGACAGTCCCTGTTCACCGCAGCGGTATCAGGATGAGCCCCACGCAGAAACTCGACGCTCCCAGAATGATTCCCTTCCTCTGCGGCGACACAGCGATGACcctccatcttcctcacagTCACGTAGGTTTGGCCGAACTCAGCGGCAACAAGATCACAGCGTGGAAGGAAACCAAAACAGGTGAAGATACTCCCATAGAAAGAGAGTTTAAACAGTCAGTCATGAGCATTTATTAGATCTCTTGGCCTTGTGTATTTTAAAGGTGGAACCCTCGTTCGGAGCATCTTCAGCGAAAGACGTACCGTACCACAGGACGAACAGGCTCACTGGATGAGTTGGAGGAGTTTGCTGCCTCTTAcaagcagagaggaggaagaggagcagagaagaGGGATGAAGAATGGAGAGACGATGAGATGGAGCTTATGGAGATGAGTCAATATCCTTCCTACCAAAACGGTCCCCCTCAGCATTATCACAATGATACTAATGAGTTGAAAAAGAACAGCCATGAAGATCATCtcaaacaaagcaagaaaaacagacattttataAGTCCCATTCATTCACCCAAAAAGAGGAGGGGCACGTGGGACAGCGAGCGcccagtcccacctccacccagAGTCAGTCCACCGTCAACTTCTTCTCAAGAGAAGGACTACGACAGCATGTTCCTGAACAGCCTGCTCAACCAGAAAGCTAAGTTGCGAGGCGTCAGCCAAGAGAAGAAGAGTGGAGCCCGAGGCGAAGAAGATTCAGACACCCCTTCAAAGGGCAGTTCCAAAAAGAGCAGTGGTGAGTCGAGTCACCAGTGCAGCCACTCGTCCAGCAACCGGCCCGAAGCAGAATCGCTGCCTCCTTTCTCAGAGACAGAGCGAAGCAGGACCGACAGGCCATCTCCACGACCACTCCCAGCAAACACCCACTCCTGTCAGCCGCCCACCCACTCGTGTCCTGGACGCCGAGAGGAACCCAGAGACAAGCCCCGCAAAGTGGTAAGACGCGTTCAGTGTATAGATTGTTATTGGATTAAAAGATGGTGATGTAAATCACCACATCACAAAATTGGGGTATTGTTCTTTTTGTTGTAGTTATTGAAACAGTTATTGATATTAACACTGGGCTAACTGTAAGGTATTTAAAACTCATACTTCCCTTATTTTAAAGGAATATAGCAAAGTTTTTGGACTGCAGATTCATTCCTAGgatccaaaaaaattttgagGATATTAAGAAATTTTTTAGAACCAGAGATTAAATTTAAACCAACACAGTAGTTCCAAGTTAGTAACAGTTGTAAGAATCCGTAACAACGTTTTAATCAGTCATGGATTGAAACTGACTGATCAGTATGGGCTTTCAAAAAGTGGTGGAATCACGagacaaaaatacataaaagtaaGTACATGAGACAAAGCAGACAGTAATAAACTTAATTTTGTATTACTGTACATATAATTGTCCTGTGTTCTGTAGAAATCCATGGAGATAGTCACAGGTCTGTATTGTATTCTGGTTTGAAATTTATTCCACAGGCCATTTGGATGTGACCTCATTTTTTCCTGCAATTAACCTTTACGTGCACTGGCTGGTGTTTTTCATACTTGTGGTTATTGTTTCAAAAATCTCAGAAATATTCTTATGCTGACAAACAAACTTATGTACAGTTAAAGAAAGTTCTGAAGGTCCACAATGAGTGTTGTCGTTGTACCTTTGACAGGTCAGGTTCAGATGCTCCCACAGGGAAAACTAGGTAGAAACCTTTGTTCTTTatccttttattttctgtaacagTCATAATCGGTTGACTCCTCCCTGACAAACCTGggccaaaaaaaagtattcacctgcaaaaacaaaaattaaatgaaccTTCTATAAGTCTTTTTAAtaatttgggggggggttgaaacaGAGATTGACCCAGGTTCTAAATCATCATAGTAACCCCTTTTGGCTAATAttccctatttttttttcttgctctcATTCCACTGAAGAATAATTTTTTGGAGaacgtttttttttctgttgttgattaaatgttttatcctCATCAGGGGACTCTTCTCAGCCGTGATTCTCTTATCGTCTGACCGCCTGAAGGGTGAGCGTGTCAAGCGAACTGGACGTCATGCAGGTTGATCAGAGACGTGATCGGGAAAGTGGAAGTATCCAAAGCTCATATGACCTCATGTGAACTATGGACACTTGAACTTGTGATATTGGGATTCCTATCCGCGACGTCACTGATGAAGTCATCACTGCTCACTTTCTGTCACACACTGCCTCACAATTATCTCAGCTGGACTAACACTGGACTGATGCGGGCTGGCGTACGACCTGGACCGCCCCTCCCAGCAGGTCACTGTTTGCCCTCCTCCCTTTCGAACAGATGAGCGATTTGTTTAATACATCGAGCACAATGAGCACATTCATTTCCAGCAGCTGTAGCATAGAAGATGTGTGACATCACCATTTCTGTATAGGATGAACTGTAGCTTTGAGCATTCAGTGACATTTTCAGGGACAAACGCTAATTAAAGGACTTTAATGCTAACTAAGTAGCATTCATCTTAGCTTATTGTCCCAATGAGGCtgcacaaaataacaaacagaacaggctAGAGACTCTTAAAGTCGCATCAAGTTATTCATTCAGttattcagtcattttcagattgatAATGAATCAGACGATCATGTCTGATGTGAAATGTATGGCTTACAGTGGCAGGTTATTTATTATATGCAGTTCCCCCGATCTACACAAAGCTTTagcatattttaattcaatgttttggtttttcagCCCGCAGCTTTTGGTGCACggtcaccttcatcatcacctctgtttccagcAGCTGACTCATCACTGCCTGCTCAgcaccaaacagcagacagACCCAGTCAGCAGTCACTGGAAAAC
Protein-coding regions in this window:
- the LOC137594182 gene encoding immunoglobulin-like domain-containing receptor 2 isoform X1; protein product: MFSVLKCWVFIVLLADVLLSRCWGVHVFVRDEKRYAVLFQSVVLPCQYNSVSTQTPVVQWVYKSYCRDRTRDSYSFSDSLSGSLGGGGMMGGTGVAGGGYETGMTSSYLDCADSSRTVRTVASISGSSVTLSEYYKSRDISIINKADLRIGEVQWGDSGVYICKVIISDDLEGQNEASVELLVLEWVFVAAVALGSVLFLLLVGVCWCQCCPHSCCCYVSCWCCPDTCCCPRHLYEAGKGIKTGTSTPAYPPYFVTGVPTMVPITPPSLVDKMSSVPPSDGSFLTAVPMHAVGAPYRMPSPQDQNSLRVLQYVEKQLAHFNPARSISQQSCSVSELSSLHEGESSFRQTYRNIQKKALPAIPDHDRQPEPQHYRDSPCSPQRYQDEPHAETRRSQNDSLPLRRHSDDPPSSSQSRRFGRTQRQQDHSVEGNQNRWNPRSEHLQRKTYRTTGRTGSLDELEEFAASYKQRGGRGAEKRDEEWRDDEMELMEMSQYPSYQNGPPQHYHNDTNELKKNSHEDHLKQSKKNRHFISPIHSPKKRRGTWDSERPVPPPPRVSPPSTSSQEKDYDSMFLNSLLNQKAKLRGVSQEKKSGARGEEDSDTPSKGSSKKSSGESSHQCSHSSSNRPEAESLPPFSETERSRTDRPSPRPLPANTHSCQPPTHSCPGRREEPRDKPRKVGTLLSRDSLIV
- the LOC137594182 gene encoding immunoglobulin-like domain-containing receptor 2 isoform X2, producing the protein MFSVLKCWVFIVLLADVLLSRCWGVHVFVRDEKRYAVLFQSVVLPCQYNSVSTQTPVVQWVYKSYCRDRTRDSYSFSDSLSGSLGGGGMMGGTGVAGGGYETGMTSSYLDCADSSRTVRTVASISGSSVTLSEYYKSRDISIINKADLRIGEVQWGDSGVYICKVIISDDLEGQNEASVELLVLEWVFVAAVALGSVLFLLLVGVCWCQCCPHSCCCYVSCWCCPDTCCCPRHLYEAGKGIKTGTSTPAYPPYFVTGVPTMVPITPPSLVDKMSSVPPSDGSFLTAACSVSELSSLHEGESSFRQTYRNIQKKALPAIPDHDRQPEPQHYRDSPCSPQRYQDEPHAETRRSQNDSLPLRRHSDDPPSSSQSRRFGRTQRQQDHSVEGNQNRWNPRSEHLQRKTYRTTGRTGSLDELEEFAASYKQRGGRGAEKRDEEWRDDEMELMEMSQYPSYQNGPPQHYHNDTNELKKNSHEDHLKQSKKNRHFISPIHSPKKRRGTWDSERPVPPPPRVSPPSTSSQEKDYDSMFLNSLLNQKAKLRGVSQEKKSGARGEEDSDTPSKGSSKKSSGESSHQCSHSSSNRPEAESLPPFSETERSRTDRPSPRPLPANTHSCQPPTHSCPGRREEPRDKPRKVGTLLSRDSLIV